GAAAACTTACGTCCCTTCTTCAAGAAGAGGCGAGCAAACCGTTCGATTTGTCGCGCGATCTACTGATGCGCGCGCTGCTGATCCGGCTGGCGGTCAACGAGCACGTGCTGGTGATCACCATGCACCATATCGTGTCAGACGGCTGGTCGATTGGCGTTCTTTTCGAGGAACTGGCGGCGCTCTACGAATCGTTCCTCGCCGCCGGGACGCCGGCCCTGCCTGACCTACCGATTCAATACGCAGACTATGCTCTTTGGGAACGGGAACGGCTTGGCGAAGACGCGCTCCGGCGGCAACTGGCTTACTGGCGGAACCAATTGGGCGGCGACCTGCCCATGCTGGAGCTACCTCTGGACCGGCCGCGACCGGCTTCGCAAAGCCTGCGCGGCGGGACCGCGACACTCCAGCTTTCGCCTGCCCTTACGAGCGACCTCAAGGACCTGACCCAACGGGAAGGAGTCACATTGTTCATGACGCTTCTCGCGGCCTTTCAGACGCTGCTACACCGTTACACCAGCCAGGAGGACATTGTGATCGGCTCATGTGTCGCCGGGCGAACACAGTCGGATCTGGAGAAGTTGATCGGCTTCTTTGTCAACACCCTTGTCTTCCGGGGTGATCTCGCCGGCGATCCGACTTTTCGGGAACTGCTCCAGCGCGTGCGGGAGACCGCCTTCAACGCCTTTGCGCACCAGGATCTGCCGTTTGAAAAAATGGTGGAGGAGTTGCAGCCCGAACGGAGCCTGAACAGGAATCCCTTCTTCCAGGTCATGTTCGTATTGCAGAACGCCCCGGTCGCCACCGCGCAGTTGCCAGGGTTGCAATTGCAACCGATCGACGTGGACAACGGGACCGCAAAGTTTGATCTGACGCTGACGCTGACGGATTCGGCGCAGGGCCTCCGCGCCGCCCTGGAATACAATGCCGATCTGTTTGAACGCGACACCGCCGCGCGGATGCTGAAGCATTTTCGAACGTTGTTGGAGGGAGTCGTCCGCAATCCCAATCAAAGACTGTCCGAGCTGCCCCTTTTGACGGCGGAGGAACAGCATCAGTTGCTCGTGGAATGGAACACTCCGATCCGGGTCACTTGCGACAGCGCGAACGGCGGAGTGCGGATTCCCCGGGATGGTGGCGCCACTTTACACGAGTTGTTCGAAGCTCAGGCGCGGCGCACACCTGATGCCGAGGCCGTGGTTTGCGGAAATGAGCGGCTCACCTACCGTATGTTGAACACCCGCGCGAATGGACTCGCCCATTACTTGCGTGAACTGGGTGTCGGACCCGACGTGTTCGTCGGTCTCTGCATGGAGCGGTCGGCGGATCTGGTGGTGGGTCTGATGGCTATCCTCAAAGCGGGCGGAGCCTATCTGCCAATTGATCTTGCCTACCCGCAGGAGCGCCTCGCGTTCATGCTGTCGGACGCGAAAGCCCCCGTCCTCCTTACTCAATCGAAGCTGGCTATGAACGTGCCCGACGCGGCGGCGCGGGTCATTTGCGTGGATGATCCGGCGGTTGTTGCGCGTTGCATGGAATTCGACGCGGACCTTCTCCCTCTGGCCGACGCGGACCACCTATGCTACGTCATTTACACTTCCGGCACGACGGGCAGACCGAAAGGCTCCCTGATCACACATCGAAACGTCACGCGTCTCTTTGCGGCAACGGAGCAATGGTACAGGTTCAATGAGCGCGACGTGTGGACGCTCTTCCATTCATACGCGTTCGACTTCAGCGTTTGGGAGATATGGGGCGCCCTGCTGTACGGCGGGAGACTGGTGG
The sequence above is a segment of the Candidatus Angelobacter sp. genome. Coding sequences within it:
- a CDS encoding amino acid adenylation domain-containing protein; the encoded protein is MLEKRLREARDTATKKAHQRAIPHRTPRDEMPLSCAQQRLWFLDQLEPGSCVYNVCQAVRMTGTLAVTALERSLNEIIRRHEVLRTNFLTRDGSPLQVIADNRKLNLSTADLSGQPDPGRERKLTSLLQEEASKPFDLSRDLLMRALLIRLAVNEHVLVITMHHIVSDGWSIGVLFEELAALYESFLAAGTPALPDLPIQYADYALWERERLGEDALRRQLAYWRNQLGGDLPMLELPLDRPRPASQSLRGGTATLQLSPALTSDLKDLTQREGVTLFMTLLAAFQTLLHRYTSQEDIVIGSCVAGRTQSDLEKLIGFFVNTLVFRGDLAGDPTFRELLQRVRETAFNAFAHQDLPFEKMVEELQPERSLNRNPFFQVMFVLQNAPVATAQLPGLQLQPIDVDNGTAKFDLTLTLTDSAQGLRAALEYNADLFERDTAARMLKHFRTLLEGVVRNPNQRLSELPLLTAEEQHQLLVEWNTPIRVTCDSANGGVRIPRDGGATLHELFEAQARRTPDAEAVVCGNERLTYRMLNTRANGLAHYLRELGVGPDVFVGLCMERSADLVVGLMAILKAGGAYLPIDLAYPQERLAFMLSDAKAPVLLTQSKLAMNVPDAAARVICVDDPAVVARCMEFDADLLPLADADHLCYVIYTSGTTGRPKGSLITHRNVTRLFAATEQWYRFNERDVWTLFHSYAFDFSVWEIWGALLYGGRLVVVPYLVSRSPEAFYELLAAEQVTVLNQTPSAFRQLIHVEKSSGQKELALRFVIFGGEALELHSLKPWFERHGDRQPFLVNMYGITETTVHVTYRALAGHDVPSGSVIGTPIPDLQVYILDPHGRPVPIGVTGEMYVGGAGLGRGYLNHSELTADRFVPDPFSRTPGARLYRTGDRARFLPNRDIEYLGRVDHQVKIRGFRIELGEIESLLCGYPAVSEAVVLAR